GAATGTCTACTATTTCATGGCGAGCATTGTTTGCATTTCTTATACGTGTAAGCATATCTGCAATCGGGTCTATTACGTACATCTTATTACCTCCTTCCGAATTAAAAAATTACCAGCTCGCTTTCTTAACACCCGGTATCTCTCCATTATGAGCAAGCTTTCTAAAGCACAGTCTGCAAACCCCAAACTTTCTTAAATACGCTCTTGGTCTTCCGCATATCTTACACCTATTGTAATACCTTGTGGAGAACTTTTGAGGTCTTTGCTGTTTTATAATAAGAGCTTTCCTTGCCATTAATATACCTCCTCTTTCATTTCTTAACTTGCAAATGGCATTCCTAAAAGTCTCAAAAGCTCTTTAGCTTCTTCGTCAGTCTTTGCTGAGGTTACAATAGTAACTTCAAGTCCTCTTATCTTATCTACCTTGTCATAATCAATCTCAGGAAAAACAAGCTGTTCTTTAAATCCTATTGAATAATTTCCTCGACCATCGAAAGATTTATCTGACACACCTCTAAAGTCCCTCACTCTTGGGAGAGCAAGATTTATCATCTTATCTAAAAATTCATACATTCTATCGCCTCTTAACGTTACCATGCAACCTATTGGCATTCCTTTTCTGAGCTTAAAGTTTGCTATAGACTTTTTAGCACGTGTGACCACTGGTTTTTGCCCAGTAATTGCCATCAAATCATTTACCGCAGCTTCCATTGCCTTAGGATTGTCTTTCCCTTCTCCAAGTCCAATATTTACAACAATCTTTGCAAGTCTTGGAACTTGCATAACATTTTTGTATCCGAACTTTTGCATCATAGCAGGAACAACTTCTTGAAAATACTTTTCTTTGAGTCTTGGTGCCATAAACAATTTACCTCCCTTCACTTTGCCAATTAGTCAATTATCTCACCGCATTTTTTACATGCTCTGACTTTTCTTTCCTCTTCACCTTCTTGGATAAACCTGTGACCAATCCTTGTTGGTTTGCCACACTTTGGACATACAAGCATTACCTTGCACGCCCAAATAGGCGCTTCTTGAGTTATTATACCACCCTGTGGCATTTTTGGATTTGGCCTTACATGCTTTTTAACTATGTTAACACCTTCAACTACAACTTTTTTATCTTTTGGCAATACTGTAAGTACCTTTCCTTGTTTGCCTTTATATTTGCCTGAGATAACTACAACAGTATCCCCTTTTTTTACATGAACCTTGTTTGGCATAACCTTCCCTCCTCAAAATAGCTTATAGAACTTCCGGTGCAAGAGATACTATCTTCATAAAATCCTTGTCACGAAGCTCTCTCGCAACAGGTCCAAAAATACGTGTTCCTCTTGGAGTTCCATCTTCTCTTATTAACACTGCAGCATTATCATCAAATCTTATATATGTCCCATCCTCTCTTCTTACACCTTTGCGTGTCCTTACAATAACTGCTTTTACAACGTCACCTTTCTTTACAACGCCACCTGGTGTTGCATCTTTGACAGAACAAACTATTACATCTCCTATATTTGCAAACTTTCTATTAGAACCACCTAAAACTCTTATACACATTACTTCCTTCGCACCTGTGTTGTCAGCAACCTTCAGCCTTGACTGTGGTTGGATCATTTTTCATTTCCCCTCCTTTAAAAAGCTAAGCTGTATTTAATTATTTTGCCCTTTCCAAGATTTGAACAACTCTCCATCTTTTTTCTTTAGAAAGTGGTCTTGTCTCCATAATCAAAACCTTATCTCCAACTCTGCACTCATTGTTCTCATCATGAGCTTTGAACTTTGTTGTTCTCTTTATAGTCTTTTTATAAAGAGGATGTTGAACATGCCTTTCAACTGCAACTACTACTGTTTTATCCATTTTGTCACTTACAACAACACCAACTCTTGTTTTTCTCATTCCTCTTTTTTGCTCC
The sequence above is drawn from the Caldicellulosiruptor bescii DSM 6725 genome and encodes:
- a CDS encoding type Z 30S ribosomal protein S14; this encodes MARKALIIKQQRPQKFSTRYYNRCKICGRPRAYLRKFGVCRLCFRKLAHNGEIPGVKKASW
- the rplE gene encoding 50S ribosomal protein L5 — encoded protein: MAPRLKEKYFQEVVPAMMQKFGYKNVMQVPRLAKIVVNIGLGEGKDNPKAMEAAVNDLMAITGQKPVVTRAKKSIANFKLRKGMPIGCMVTLRGDRMYEFLDKMINLALPRVRDFRGVSDKSFDGRGNYSIGFKEQLVFPEIDYDKVDKIRGLEVTIVTSAKTDEEAKELLRLLGMPFAS
- the rplX gene encoding 50S ribosomal protein L24, which translates into the protein MPNKVHVKKGDTVVVISGKYKGKQGKVLTVLPKDKKVVVEGVNIVKKHVRPNPKMPQGGIITQEAPIWACKVMLVCPKCGKPTRIGHRFIQEGEEERKVRACKKCGEIID
- the rplN gene encoding 50S ribosomal protein L14, with translation MIQPQSRLKVADNTGAKEVMCIRVLGGSNRKFANIGDVIVCSVKDATPGGVVKKGDVVKAVIVRTRKGVRREDGTYIRFDDNAAVLIREDGTPRGTRIFGPVARELRDKDFMKIVSLAPEVL
- the rpsQ gene encoding 30S ribosomal protein S17, yielding MEQKRGMRKTRVGVVVSDKMDKTVVVAVERHVQHPLYKKTIKRTTKFKAHDENNECRVGDKVLIMETRPLSKEKRWRVVQILERAK